From a single Clostridium isatidis genomic region:
- a CDS encoding PucR family transcriptional regulator, translating into MYGLRNSFDKIRNEIQIPFKISEKDGTVIADFLQGKSKGIISSILEIPTEELTLETYENYSHCLNLLKYCLEQELKNAVKSREEIINDLIKGKEFSEELIKEVIRYKPFKLILIYLEKDNQKAVKLLQKEYFNDDSILVSQDKYIIIVSKNDVSDKDIYEIYAALEKEFGRKCYISFCKIEEYKELKEKFETLKNNIDICLKYNLESKVYKENSLLLERIIRNSDKSFANRIFKEYDEKFSKLDEDLIKTIEVFFNEGLKISESADKLYIHRNTLFYRIEKIKKLINYDISNFNDAVEFKILYLYWREMKFNKIF; encoded by the coding sequence ATGTATGGTCTAAGGAATTCTTTTGATAAGATACGAAATGAAATACAGATTCCTTTCAAAATAAGCGAAAAGGATGGTACAGTTATTGCAGATTTTTTGCAAGGTAAAAGCAAAGGAATAATTAGCAGTATATTAGAAATACCAACAGAAGAACTAACCTTAGAAACTTATGAAAATTACAGCCATTGTTTGAACTTATTAAAATACTGTTTAGAGCAGGAACTAAAAAATGCAGTTAAATCCAGAGAAGAAATAATAAATGATTTAATTAAGGGAAAGGAATTTTCAGAAGAGCTTATTAAAGAAGTAATAAGGTACAAGCCCTTTAAATTAATTCTTATATATTTAGAAAAAGATAATCAAAAAGCTGTAAAGTTATTACAGAAAGAATATTTTAATGATGATAGCATTTTAGTTAGTCAAGATAAATATATAATTATTGTAAGTAAAAATGATGTTAGTGATAAAGATATTTATGAAATATATGCTGCTTTAGAAAAAGAATTTGGTAGAAAATGTTATATAAGCTTCTGTAAAATTGAAGAATATAAGGAACTAAAAGAAAAGTTTGAAACATTAAAAAATAATATTGATATATGTTTAAAATACAATTTAGAATCTAAAGTTTATAAGGAAAATTCATTATTATTAGAAAGAATTATTAGAAATTCAGATAAAAGCTTTGCAAATAGAATTTTTAAGGAATATGATGAGAAGTTTTCTAAGCTAGATGAAGATTTAATAAAAACTATTGAAGTATTTTTTAATGAAGGATTAAAAATAAGCGAATCAGCAGACAAGCTATATATCCATAGAAATACCTTATTTTATAGAATTGAAAAAATAAAAAAATTAATTAATTATGATATTTCTAATTTTAATGATGCTGTTGAATTTAAAATACTATATCTTTATTGGAGAGAAATGAAGTTCAACAAAATTTTTTAG
- a CDS encoding PTS lactose/cellobiose transporter subunit IIA — protein sequence MNELELVAFEIISNVGMAKSLAIEAIRDARAFKFEDAEKKIEEAKEFLVNGHHAHAGLITKEAEGDKLEFSLIIMHAEDQLMSAETIKDLAIELIEMNKTLKSISK from the coding sequence ATGAACGAACTAGAATTAGTAGCATTTGAAATAATAAGTAACGTAGGAATGGCAAAATCTTTAGCTATTGAAGCTATAAGAGATGCAAGAGCCTTTAAATTTGAAGATGCAGAAAAAAAGATTGAAGAAGCAAAAGAATTTTTAGTTAACGGACATCATGCTCATGCAGGTTTAATAACTAAAGAGGCTGAAGGAGATAAATTAGAATTTTCTCTAATAATAATGCATGCAGAAGACCAATTAATGTCTGCAGAAACAATAAAGGATCTTGCAATTGAGTTAATTGAAATGAATAAGACTCTTAAATCAATTAGCAAATAA
- a CDS encoding PTS sugar transporter subunit IIC encodes MEAFSRAIEKFLVPIATKLNAQRHVCAIRDAFILTFPLTMAGSLMILLNFVLLDPNGFIAKLIHLGDLIPNLADYQAIFSPVLKGSTDILAILVVFLIARNLSRTMGGDDLLTGLTALSVFFIIYPNSEQAGHLSTQYLGAQGLFVAIIVGLIVGEVLTRLSKSPKLEIKMPEQVPPAVARTFKILLPIMIVTIGFSIANFILLKVTNGGGIHTLVYNVLQAPLTKLGSSIWSTVVLAIVSNLLWIMGIHGPNTVAAIRDTMFAEANAANIKYVQENLTAWGAPYPNTWALNDAFANYGGSGMTLGLLIAIFIFSKARDQRDIAKLSIAPGLFNINESVVFGLPIVLNPIFVIPFILVPVINILIGYFAIVVLKIIPPIAYGVVWTTPGPLIPFLGTGGEIMGLVMGFVCLAVSTLVYAPFVIASNKAAAKQAEAENSNVSV; translated from the coding sequence ATGGAAGCATTTTCAAGAGCTATTGAGAAATTCTTAGTTCCAATAGCAACCAAACTAAACGCTCAAAGGCATGTTTGTGCCATAAGAGACGCATTTATCTTAACATTTCCACTAACAATGGCTGGATCACTAATGATCCTACTAAACTTCGTTTTACTAGATCCAAATGGTTTTATTGCTAAACTTATTCATTTAGGAGATTTAATTCCCAATTTAGCAGATTATCAAGCGATATTCTCACCAGTTTTAAAGGGTTCTACAGATATTTTAGCAATCTTAGTAGTATTTTTAATTGCTAGAAACCTTTCAAGAACAATGGGTGGGGACGACCTATTAACAGGTTTAACAGCTCTTTCTGTTTTCTTTATAATCTATCCAAACAGTGAGCAAGCTGGTCACCTATCAACTCAATATTTAGGTGCACAAGGATTATTCGTTGCAATTATAGTAGGTTTAATAGTTGGTGAAGTTTTAACAAGACTTTCTAAATCTCCAAAGTTAGAAATCAAAATGCCAGAACAAGTGCCACCTGCAGTTGCAAGAACATTTAAGATCTTACTACCAATTATGATAGTAACAATCGGTTTCTCAATTGCAAACTTCATATTATTAAAAGTTACAAATGGCGGTGGTATCCATACATTAGTATATAATGTTCTACAAGCTCCATTAACTAAGCTTGGATCAAGCATTTGGTCAACAGTTGTATTAGCAATAGTTTCAAACTTATTATGGATCATGGGTATTCATGGACCTAATACAGTTGCAGCTATTAGAGATACAATGTTCGCAGAAGCAAATGCAGCAAACATAAAGTACGTACAAGAGAATTTAACTGCATGGGGAGCTCCTTATCCAAATACATGGGCATTAAATGATGCATTTGCAAACTATGGTGGATCAGGAATGACTCTTGGATTATTAATAGCAATCTTTATATTCTCTAAAGCTAGAGATCAAAGAGATATCGCAAAATTATCAATAGCACCAGGATTATTCAATATTAATGAATCTGTAGTATTCGGATTACCAATAGTTTTAAATCCAATATTCGTAATTCCATTTATATTAGTACCAGTAATTAACATATTAATTGGCTACTTTGCAATCGTTGTATTAAAAATAATACCACCAATAGCTTACGGAGTTGTTTGGACAACACCAGGACCATTAATTCCTTTCCTTGGAACAGGTGGAGAAATTATGGGACTTGTAATGGGATTTGTTTGTTTAGCAGTTAGTACACTTGTTTATGCACCTTTCGTTATTGCATCTAATAAAGCAGCAGCAAAACAAGCAGAAGCGGAAAATTCAAACGTAAGCGTATAA
- a CDS encoding PTS sugar transporter subunit IIB, whose product MKNILLVCAAGMSTSLLVNKMKAAAQEKGIEIEINALPVSEAASVIDKVDMVLLGPQVRFQKPQVDALVQGRVPVEVIDMRLYGTMNGKAILEQVIKTIGE is encoded by the coding sequence ATGAAAAATATATTATTAGTATGTGCAGCGGGTATGTCAACAAGTTTATTAGTAAATAAGATGAAAGCAGCAGCTCAAGAGAAAGGTATTGAAATAGAAATAAATGCTTTACCAGTATCAGAGGCAGCAAGCGTTATAGATAAAGTAGATATGGTACTTTTAGGACCACAAGTTAGATTCCAAAAACCACAAGTTGATGCTTTAGTTCAAGGAAGAGTTCCAGTTGAAGTTATTGATATGAGGCTTTATGGAACAATGAATGGAAAAGCTATTTTAGAACAAGTTATTAAAACTATTGGTGAATAA
- a CDS encoding glycoside hydrolase family 1 protein → MIHEKLDKFKDGFLWGSASAAYQVEGAYDEDGKGPSIWDEFSEIPGKTYKNTNGKIAVDFYHRFKEDVALMKEMGLKAYRFSISWSRIYPKGRGEVNEKGLEFYDKLIDELIANDIKPIITIYHWDLPKALQDLYGGWESREIIDDFNNYCITLYKRYGDRVKYWVTMNEQNVFMLLGYKLGIHPPGVMDEKRMLKANHIASLANAKAIESFRKCVSNGMIGPSFALTPNYAHTCKPEDILARENAEDINCHWWLDVYCFGHYPSYAYSTYEKRGTAPEIEDGDLELLERGKPDFIGINYYRSETVEKNPLDGIGNFEKINTSGKKGTSEDYGMPGLFKTIKNPYLERTNWDWEIDPTGLRIGIRRLNSRYRLPILVTENGLGEFDKVEPGDIINDDYRINYIRDHILACKQSITDGVELLGYCTWSFTDLLSWLNGYRKRYGFVYVDRDEEGLRTLRRIKKKSFYWYKKVIETNGEEL, encoded by the coding sequence TTGATACATGAAAAACTAGATAAATTTAAAGATGGTTTTTTATGGGGAAGTGCTTCTGCAGCATATCAAGTTGAAGGAGCTTATGATGAGGATGGAAAAGGTCCAAGCATCTGGGATGAATTTAGTGAAATTCCTGGTAAAACCTATAAAAATACCAATGGGAAAATTGCCGTGGATTTTTACCATAGATTTAAAGAAGATGTAGCCTTAATGAAAGAAATGGGCTTGAAAGCATATAGATTTTCAATTTCCTGGAGTAGGATTTATCCAAAAGGCAGAGGCGAGGTAAATGAAAAGGGTTTAGAATTTTATGATAAGTTAATAGATGAGTTAATTGCAAACGATATTAAGCCAATAATAACAATCTATCATTGGGATTTACCAAAAGCCCTTCAAGATCTTTATGGAGGTTGGGAATCCAGAGAGATAATAGACGACTTTAATAATTATTGCATAACTCTTTATAAAAGATATGGTGATAGAGTTAAATACTGGGTAACTATGAATGAACAAAATGTATTTATGCTTTTAGGGTATAAGCTAGGAATACATCCACCTGGTGTGATGGATGAAAAAAGGATGCTTAAGGCAAATCATATTGCCAGCTTAGCAAATGCAAAAGCTATCGAATCTTTTAGAAAATGTGTTTCAAATGGAATGATAGGACCAAGCTTTGCTTTAACTCCAAACTATGCACATACCTGCAAGCCAGAAGATATTCTAGCAAGAGAAAATGCAGAAGATATAAATTGTCATTGGTGGTTAGATGTTTATTGTTTTGGCCATTACCCATCTTATGCTTATAGTACCTATGAAAAAAGAGGAACGGCACCTGAAATTGAAGATGGTGATTTAGAATTACTTGAAAGAGGAAAGCCTGATTTTATAGGAATTAATTATTATCGTTCTGAAACAGTAGAAAAAAATCCTCTAGATGGTATAGGTAATTTTGAAAAAATAAATACATCAGGTAAAAAAGGAACATCAGAAGATTATGGAATGCCTGGTCTATTTAAAACAATAAAAAATCCTTATTTAGAAAGAACTAATTGGGATTGGGAAATAGATCCTACGGGTTTAAGAATAGGTATAAGAAGATTAAATAGCAGATATAGACTGCCAATTCTGGTTACTGAAAACGGTCTTGGAGAGTTTGACAAGGTTGAGCCAGGAGATATCATAAATGACGACTATAGAATTAACTATATAAGAGATCATATCTTAGCTTGCAAGCAGTCAATAACTGATGGGGTAGAACTTTTAGGATATTGTACATGGTCCTTTACAGATTTATTAAGCTGGTTAAATGGATATAGAAAAAGATATGGCTTTGTATATGTTGATAGGGATGAAGAAGGTCTGAGAACTTTAAGAAGAATAAAAAAGAAAAGTTTTTATTGGTATAAGAAGGTTATAGAGACAAATGGCGAGGAATTGTAA
- a CDS encoding PTS sugar transporter subunit IIB has protein sequence MKRILLVCAAGMSTSLLVNKMKAAAKEKGIEINIDALPVSECSRVIDEVDIVLLGPQVRFQKPQVDAMVNGRIPVEVIDMRLYGTMNGKAILEHVLEVLGV, from the coding sequence ATGAAAAGAATATTATTAGTATGTGCAGCAGGTATGTCAACAAGTTTATTAGTAAATAAAATGAAAGCGGCAGCGAAGGAAAAGGGAATTGAAATTAATATAGATGCACTTCCAGTATCTGAATGTTCAAGAGTAATAGATGAGGTAGATATTGTTCTTTTAGGACCACAAGTAAGATTTCAAAAGCCTCAAGTTGATGCCATGGTAAATGGAAGAATTCCAGTTGAGGTTATAGATATGAGATTATATGGAACAATGAATGGAAAAGCAATATTAGAACATGTATTAGAAGTTTTAGGAGTATAA
- a CDS encoding MurR/RpiR family transcriptional regulator, with protein MFSYNKIQSLNELELSLYNYIMKNSEKVVYMRIRELANEAHVSTTTILRFCKKLDCEGFTEFKLKFKMYLEESNRRELTDNTSMIIDFLKKSQSEEYNYKLNKVCNEINKAENIIFVGIGFSGILSKYAARYFSVIGKRSIYIDDPFYPLPVDTSENYICIAISVSGETSEVIDNINKLKQKGSKIISITNNENSTLAKISDLNISYYVQQEKIGNYDITTQIPVLYILEAIGRRLYRNYK; from the coding sequence ATGTTTAGCTATAATAAGATACAAAGTTTAAATGAATTAGAATTGTCACTTTATAACTATATAATGAAGAATAGTGAGAAAGTTGTTTATATGAGAATCAGGGAGTTAGCCAATGAAGCTCATGTTTCAACCACTACTATTCTTAGATTTTGCAAAAAGCTAGATTGTGAAGGATTCACAGAATTTAAATTAAAATTTAAAATGTATCTAGAAGAATCAAACAGAAGAGAATTGACTGATAATACATCTATGATAATAGATTTTTTAAAAAAGTCCCAGTCAGAAGAGTATAATTATAAGCTAAACAAAGTATGCAATGAAATTAATAAAGCTGAAAATATTATTTTTGTAGGTATTGGTTTTTCAGGTATTTTATCTAAATATGCTGCAAGGTATTTTTCAGTAATAGGCAAAAGATCAATATATATTGATGATCCTTTTTATCCCTTACCAGTAGATACTTCAGAAAATTATATATGTATTGCAATTTCAGTATCAGGTGAAACTTCAGAAGTTATAGATAATATAAATAAATTAAAGCAAAAAGGCAGCAAAATAATAAGCATTACAAATAATGAAAATTCAACTTTAGCTAAAATTTCAGATTTAAATATTAGTTATTATGTACAGCAAGAGAAAATAGGAAATTATGATATTACAACTCAAATACCTGTATTATATATTCTTGAGGCAATAGGCAGGAGATTATATAGAAATTATAAATAA
- a CDS encoding GH1 family beta-glucosidase — protein MKFAKDFLFGAATAAYQVEGAWNEDGKGISNWDVFSKIPGKTFEGTNGDVAVDHYHRYKEDIKLMADMGLESYRFSISWPRIIPNGTGEVNPKGIEFYNNVINECLKYGIVPFVTLYHWDMPQVLEEKGGWTNKATIDAFVNYAETCFKAFGDRVKHWITFNETVVFCGLGYLAGAHPPAIVGDKNKYFQATHNVFLAHAKSVELYKSLKQYGEIGITHVYSPAFSVDDKEENIKATEHARNLDTYWYYDPILKGEYPKYVVDHIEKLGVKIDWTAEELEIIRRNADKNDFIGLNYYQPQRVMKNDVQENVERTRENSTGSPGNPSFDGVYKTVRMDDKVYTKWGWEISPEGFLDGLKLLKERYGDVKIYITENGLGDEDPIIEGEVVDIPRIKFIEKHLRAVKDAIKEGVNIKGYYAWSAIDLLSWLNGYKKQYGFIYVDHNNNLERKKKASYYWYKHVIETRGEEI, from the coding sequence ATGAAATTTGCAAAGGACTTTTTATTTGGAGCAGCAACTGCAGCCTATCAAGTTGAAGGTGCATGGAATGAAGATGGAAAAGGTATTTCAAACTGGGATGTATTTTCTAAAATACCTGGAAAAACTTTTGAAGGAACAAATGGTGATGTAGCAGTAGACCATTACCATAGATATAAAGAAGATATTAAGCTTATGGCTGATATGGGATTAGAATCTTATAGATTTTCTATATCATGGCCAAGAATTATACCAAATGGAACTGGTGAAGTAAATCCAAAGGGAATAGAATTTTATAATAATGTAATTAATGAATGCTTAAAGTATGGTATTGTACCATTTGTTACACTTTATCATTGGGACATGCCTCAAGTATTAGAAGAAAAAGGTGGATGGACAAATAAAGCAACTATTGATGCCTTCGTTAATTATGCAGAAACATGTTTTAAAGCTTTTGGAGATAGAGTAAAGCATTGGATTACTTTTAATGAAACAGTAGTATTTTGTGGCTTAGGATATTTAGCAGGGGCTCATCCACCAGCAATCGTAGGAGATAAGAATAAATATTTCCAAGCTACTCATAATGTTTTCCTAGCTCATGCTAAATCTGTTGAGCTATACAAATCCTTGAAACAATATGGAGAAATAGGAATAACTCATGTATATTCACCAGCCTTCAGTGTTGATGATAAGGAAGAAAATATTAAAGCAACAGAACATGCAAGAAATTTAGATACTTATTGGTACTATGATCCAATTCTTAAGGGAGAGTATCCAAAATATGTTGTAGATCATATTGAAAAGCTTGGAGTTAAAATAGATTGGACAGCTGAAGAATTAGAAATAATAAGAAGAAATGCTGATAAAAATGATTTTATAGGATTAAACTATTATCAGCCACAAAGAGTTATGAAAAATGATGTTCAAGAAAATGTAGAAAGAACTAGAGAAAATTCAACTGGTTCACCTGGAAATCCTTCCTTCGATGGAGTATATAAAACAGTACGAATGGATGATAAAGTATATACTAAATGGGGATGGGAAATATCACCTGAAGGTTTCTTAGATGGTTTAAAGCTATTAAAAGAAAGATATGGCGATGTTAAAATATATATAACAGAAAATGGACTAGGAGACGAAGACCCAATTATAGAGGGGGAAGTAGTAGATATACCAAGAATTAAGTTTATTGAAAAACACTTAAGAGCAGTAAAAGATGCTATAAAAGAAGGTGTAAATATAAAAGGTTATTATGCATGGTCTGCTATAGATTTATTAAGCTGGTTAAATGGATATAAAAAGCAGTATGGATTTATATATGTTGACCATAATAATAATTTAGAAAGAAAGAAAAAGGCATCCTATTATTGGTATAAACATGTTATTGAAACAAGGGGAGAAGAGATATAA
- a CDS encoding 5-methyltetrahydropteroyltriglutamate--homocysteine S-methyltransferase, with protein sequence MTKELLGKQRLQVPYRNDIVGSFLRPEELKKARKQYENGEISREVLRAIEDKAIRELVKKEKAAGLKSVTDGEFRRSWWHLDFMWGIHGVEYKKVERGYQFKGEETRAETAGILGKIKFTGEHPFLEHYKFLKELADEEGVEARQTIPAPAQLLLELQRPENIADVKFIYENQEDLINDIVKTYNQIIRAFYDLGCRNIQLDDCTWGTFCDRNLLKRLGYTEEQVKDTLNLFLKLNNLAIKDLPEDLIITTHVCRGNYHSTYASEGPYDLVAEILFANANVDAFYLEFDDERSGGFEPLKYVPRDKQVVLGLVSSKTGKLESKETIIRRIEEATKYLDLDQICLSPQCGFASTEEGNILTEEEQWNKIRLIKEITEEIWK encoded by the coding sequence ATGACAAAGGAATTATTAGGAAAACAGAGATTACAAGTACCCTACAGAAATGATATTGTTGGTAGTTTTCTTAGACCAGAGGAACTCAAGAAGGCTAGGAAGCAATATGAAAATGGGGAAATTTCTAGGGAAGTTCTTAGAGCTATTGAAGATAAGGCTATAAGAGAACTTGTAAAGAAAGAAAAGGCAGCTGGCTTAAAATCTGTAACAGATGGGGAGTTCAGAAGAAGCTGGTGGCATTTAGATTTTATGTGGGGTATTCATGGAGTTGAATATAAAAAGGTAGAAAGAGGTTATCAGTTTAAGGGGGAAGAAACTAGAGCCGAAACTGCTGGAATTTTAGGAAAAATAAAATTTACTGGTGAACATCCTTTTCTTGAACATTATAAATTTCTGAAGGAACTAGCAGATGAAGAGGGAGTAGAAGCAAGACAAACTATTCCTGCACCAGCACAATTATTATTAGAATTACAAAGACCAGAAAATATAGCAGATGTAAAGTTTATATATGAAAATCAAGAAGATTTAATTAATGATATTGTAAAAACTTATAATCAAATTATAAGAGCTTTTTATGATTTAGGCTGCAGAAATATTCAGTTAGATGATTGTACTTGGGGAACTTTCTGCGATAGAAACTTACTAAAGCGTCTTGGATATACAGAGGAACAAGTGAAGGATACTTTAAATTTATTTCTTAAGTTAAATAACTTAGCTATTAAAGATTTACCAGAAGATTTAATAATCACTACTCATGTTTGTAGAGGGAATTATCATTCAACATACGCTTCAGAAGGACCTTATGATCTAGTAGCAGAAATTTTATTTGCTAATGCCAATGTAGATGCTTTTTATCTGGAATTTGACGATGAGAGATCAGGCGGTTTTGAACCTTTAAAATATGTTCCAAGAGATAAACAAGTTGTACTAGGTCTAGTATCCTCTAAAACAGGAAAACTTGAAAGTAAGGAAACTATTATAAGAAGAATAGAAGAGGCGACTAAATACCTGGATTTAGATCAAATATGTTTAAGTCCTCAATGCGGCTTTGCGTCTACAGAAGAAGGTAACATTTTAACTGAGGAAGAACAATGGAATAAGATTAGGCTAATAAAAGAAATAACAGAAGAAATATGGAAATAA
- a CDS encoding permease gives MIKKLIKRYSFFLVMLLVLLIVFIWNKNLGLKSLNSIFSSIKQMISVVPPIMLLLGLIDVWLPRETMMKYMGYDSGIKGIILSILMGTIAAGPMYAAFPFTKVLLKKGVRFRNIIIFMNAWCVIKISTLMFEVGALGYKFTLARFLIDLPGVIIMGFLVEALMPKKELEKLYSVRSVECGVSS, from the coding sequence ATGATTAAGAAATTGATTAAAAGATATTCCTTTTTTCTAGTGATGCTTTTAGTATTGTTAATAGTTTTTATTTGGAATAAAAATCTAGGTTTAAAGTCTCTAAACTCAATTTTCTCAAGTATAAAACAGATGATTTCAGTAGTCCCGCCAATAATGCTTTTACTAGGACTTATAGATGTGTGGCTTCCTAGGGAAACTATGATGAAATATATGGGATATGATTCGGGAATAAAGGGAATTATTCTTTCCATTCTTATGGGAACTATTGCTGCTGGCCCTATGTATGCAGCCTTTCCTTTTACAAAAGTTCTACTTAAAAAAGGGGTTAGATTTAGGAATATAATTATTTTTATGAATGCTTGGTGTGTAATCAAAATATCTACCTTAATGTTTGAAGTTGGAGCTTTAGGATATAAGTTTACCTTGGCGAGATTTTTAATAGATCTTCCAGGAGTTATAATAATGGGATTTTTAGTTGAAGCATTAATGCCAAAGAAAGAGTTAGAAAAACTTTATTCAGTTAGGAGTGTAGAGTGTGGAGTTAGTAGTTAG
- a CDS encoding permease produces MSCFFLYSATFILFLLSYKKDKDKTKKVFIKGVKSLENILPQFLGIVISVGLILAILTPETIRGILGINSAFLGIILSALIGTIVMMPTFVAFSTADMLINNGAGMAQVAALVSTLTLIGLITIPLEAKYIGKRATVYRNIIAFIFSILVAFFVEKVIVLL; encoded by the coding sequence ATGAGCTGCTTTTTTCTTTATTCAGCAACATTTATATTATTTTTATTATCATATAAAAAAGATAAGGATAAAACTAAAAAGGTTTTTATTAAGGGGGTGAAATCTTTAGAAAATATTTTGCCACAGTTTTTAGGAATAGTTATTTCTGTTGGCTTAATTCTTGCCATACTAACACCTGAAACTATAAGGGGCATACTAGGAATTAATTCAGCTTTCCTTGGCATAATATTATCAGCCTTAATTGGAACTATTGTTATGATGCCTACCTTTGTAGCTTTTTCTACAGCTGATATGCTTATAAATAATGGAGCAGGAATGGCGCAAGTTGCAGCCCTTGTATCAACTTTAACCTTAATTGGTTTAATAACAATTCCTTTAGAAGCAAAATATATAGGTAAAAGAGCTACAGTTTATAGAAATATAATTGCCTTTATTTTTTCAATTTTAGTAGCATTTTTTGTTGAGAAGGTGATTGTATTATTATGA
- a CDS encoding methyl-accepting chemotaxis protein codes for MIKFRKNQKSKSEFNTVNTINENILLMAIDNLLNEKLIYIDEKEIGSAELSKKWNKLIDKIKADKVKNLLSLDTILSEMTRMDSLRDIIKSTSTQTEQVNNFYNSIKEMIASSEEISSFSQDVANHTQDITGIAEAGVEKIEKSMDFIVGYFEKAKNINKEMDEVREKTKSINQVITLLKGIANQTNLLALNAAIEAARAGENGRGFAIVADEVRKLAEDTRISLENVMKDIEALNLAIDNSSSQIEKSIEELDTGKSIINEALMQIHDISNSINEIDETINQVASNMEEQHAITESLTNGIEEIAKESDFIEEKSKSIGEYINNSSKHVHGFRKEFLNKREFLDDKTMMEIFKTDHLVWKWRVYNTFLGYEKLEPEKLADFKSCRLGRWYYGNEGKKYSSLKEFKEMEESHQKVHETASKAISAFYEGDTVKADKYLDSMDTYLSQMFKYLEDIKGII; via the coding sequence ATGATAAAGTTTAGAAAAAATCAAAAAAGCAAGTCTGAATTTAATACTGTTAATACTATAAATGAAAATATACTATTAATGGCTATAGATAATTTATTAAATGAAAAATTAATCTATATTGATGAAAAAGAAATAGGATCAGCAGAGCTTTCAAAAAAGTGGAATAAACTTATAGATAAGATAAAGGCAGATAAAGTAAAGAACTTACTTAGCCTAGATACTATATTATCAGAAATGACGAGAATGGATTCTTTAAGAGATATAATAAAAAGTACAAGCACTCAGACTGAGCAAGTAAATAATTTCTATAACAGCATTAAAGAAATGATAGCTTCAAGTGAAGAAATATCAAGTTTTTCACAGGATGTAGCAAATCATACACAGGATATTACTGGAATTGCAGAAGCTGGTGTGGAAAAAATAGAAAAATCCATGGATTTTATTGTTGGATACTTTGAAAAAGCGAAAAATATAAATAAAGAAATGGATGAAGTAAGAGAAAAAACAAAATCTATAAATCAAGTAATAACTTTATTAAAGGGAATAGCAAATCAAACAAATCTATTAGCCTTAAATGCTGCTATTGAAGCTGCAAGAGCAGGAGAAAATGGCAGGGGCTTTGCAATAGTTGCAGATGAGGTAAGAAAACTTGCTGAAGATACTAGAATATCCTTGGAAAATGTTATGAAGGATATTGAGGCTTTAAATTTAGCAATAGACAATTCCTCTAGTCAAATTGAGAAGTCTATAGAGGAATTAGATACAGGAAAGAGCATTATAAATGAAGCATTAATGCAAATACACGATATATCTAATTCTATTAATGAAATAGACGAAACTATAAATCAAGTTGCTTCAAATATGGAAGAACAACATGCTATTACAGAAAGCTTAACTAATGGAATAGAAGAAATAGCTAAAGAATCAGATTTTATAGAAGAAAAAAGTAAAAGTATTGGAGAATACATAAATAATTCAAGCAAGCATGTACATGGTTTTAGAAAAGAATTTTTAAATAAAAGAGAATTCTTAGATGATAAAACAATGATGGAAATTTTTAAGACAGATCATTTAGTTTGGAAGTGGAGGGTTTATAATACTTTCCTAGGCTATGAAAAATTAGAACCAGAAAAACTAGCTGATTTTAAATCTTGCCGTTTAGGAAGATGGTATTATGGAAATGAAGGTAAGAAATATAGCAGTCTAAAAGAATTTAAGGAGATGGAAGAATCTCATCAAAAGGTACATGAGACAGCTAGTAAAGCTATATCTGCCTTTTATGAAGGTGATACAGTTAAGGCTGATAAGTATCTTGACAGTATGGATACTTATTTAAGTCAAATGTTTAAATATTTAGAGGATATTAAGGGTATTATTTAA